CTCTTCATAGCGATAAGGATTTTTGCAGTATACCTGATATCCAAGTGAACCAGTTGCCACCGCTACGTATTCCTCTTTTATGTAAGCAATCGTCCCACGTACAAATTCAATCATCGTCCTCTTCTCCCTCCTTCTTCTCCTTTAATCTGTATGGGTGTAGCAGAATGGGCTTCACAAATAGCAATCGCCAGCGCATCCGCTACATCATCAGGCTTTGGAACCTTCGGTAAGGATAGCAACATCTTCACCATTTCCTGCACTTGCCGTTTCTCCGCCTGTCCATACCCTACAACCGCCATCTTTACTTGTAAAGGTGTATACTCACGAATCTCTACTCCTGCCTCTTCAGCTGCGAGCATCATCACCCCCCTCGCTTCGGCTACGGTAAACGCCGTCGTCACATTACGGTTAAAAAATAATTTTTCAATTGCCACCACATCCGGTTGATAGTTAGAAAATAATGTTTGACAAGCATCGTAAATCTGCTTTAGCCTCGTTGGCACTGGAAGCCCTGCCTCTGTCTCAATACTTCCATATTGAATCGGCTTTAGTTGACTTCCCTCTTGGTCAACAATGCCAAAACCTACGATTGCAAATCCAGGGTCAATCCCACATACCCGCATATCTTTCTCTCCCCATTCGAACATTTATTCTACTCGATTATATCACATGCGTAT
This sequence is a window from Mechercharimyces sp. CAU 1602. Protein-coding genes within it:
- the ruvC gene encoding crossover junction endodeoxyribonuclease RuvC, translating into MRVCGIDPGFAIVGFGIVDQEGSQLKPIQYGSIETEAGLPVPTRLKQIYDACQTLFSNYQPDVVAIEKLFFNRNVTTAFTVAEARGVMMLAAEEAGVEIREYTPLQVKMAVVGYGQAEKRQVQEMVKMLLSLPKVPKPDDVADALAIAICEAHSATPIQIKGEEGGRRGR